From a region of the Mercurialis annua linkage group LG1-X, ddMerAnnu1.2, whole genome shotgun sequence genome:
- the LOC126665403 gene encoding transcription initiation factor IIA subunit 2-like: protein MQTLEIYRRSTIGMCLIETLDAMVQSGTLSPDLAIQTLVQFDKSMIGALESQPQVKSKLSVKGHLHTFRLVGGVWTFILQDALLKNGDSQENAGRVKIVAIDSELQFFSTVRLGSAPRNSSSTPKKIIGKKINKKSKR, encoded by the exons ATGCAGACGCTTGAGATTTATAGACGATCAACGATCGGGATGTGTTTGATTGAGACTCTCGATGCGATGGTTCAAAGTGGTACTCTTAGCCCTGACCTTGCCATCCAGACTCTTGTCCAGTTTGATAAG TCTATGATTGGAGCTTTGGAATCGCAACCGCAAGTTAAGAGCAAACTTTCCGTTAAg GGACATTTGCACACATTCAGATTGGTTGGCGGAGTGTGGACTTTCATTCTACAGGATGCTCTGTTGAAGAATGGGGATTCTCAAGAGAATGCTGGTAGGGTTAAAATAGTGGCCATCGACTCGGAGTTGCAATTTTTCTCCACTGTGCGACTCGGATCTGCTCCTCGCAACTCCTCCTCAActccaaaaaaaataattggaaaaaaaataaataaaaaatcaaaaaggtaG